The proteins below are encoded in one region of Flavobacterium sp. IMCC34852:
- a CDS encoding PcfJ domain-containing protein gives MKTTVTTMINNSATKPKSAFTQLVERLYAEKTNTIGNQGTLASVIGTCFASMSQVQHTWKRAAFRDMLLHLEAQGCYALLRDEVYITTLANIAAFGNKLVREIDTWEKESFVAENQISALIKHCFARYEVPEFLESVFYGDHKIQMLWYVQLGRGESVLSLSGFPVKFTKKMAHEFKKAPASYTVERAIRWAQTKGYGATDLMAETLAWSTLSEHFENEDFWITVIAFFAKFEELPYAKVQEVLSYIKVQFEADKTYVMKGRTWEALVKQSDDWHAEYYKRMHALNRAEWTTSPIKGFRKSTVENEKNIEYYIIELVNSEALYEEGYEMSHCVAEYEYECIEGRAAIFSLRKKVAEVVETLATLEVELAIKTIVQAKAKYNEAISKEAHEIVTAWATIEKLTLGFDECGDFYAEEHEVHFPAEARAVQYNAPQNNYRAQRTNHGEINWKFVLFVVFLVFKACSALNR, from the coding sequence ATGAAAACAACGGTAACAACAATGATCAACAACTCCGCTACCAAGCCAAAATCTGCTTTTACGCAGTTGGTGGAGCGATTGTATGCAGAAAAGACAAACACTATCGGTAATCAAGGGACTTTGGCCTCTGTGATAGGTACTTGTTTTGCCTCAATGAGTCAAGTGCAACACACCTGGAAAAGAGCCGCTTTTCGCGATATGTTGTTGCATCTTGAAGCTCAAGGTTGTTATGCCTTGTTGAGAGATGAAGTTTACATTACTACTTTGGCTAACATCGCCGCTTTTGGCAACAAACTGGTACGCGAAATCGACACTTGGGAAAAAGAGTCTTTTGTGGCCGAAAACCAAATCAGTGCTTTAATCAAGCATTGCTTTGCGCGATATGAAGTGCCTGAGTTTTTGGAAAGTGTTTTCTATGGTGACCATAAAATACAAATGTTGTGGTATGTTCAATTGGGTCGAGGTGAAAGTGTTTTGAGTTTGAGTGGTTTCCCGGTAAAGTTTACCAAAAAAATGGCTCATGAGTTTAAAAAAGCACCAGCCAGTTATACTGTGGAACGAGCCATAAGATGGGCACAAACCAAAGGTTACGGCGCTACTGATTTGATGGCTGAGACCTTGGCTTGGAGTACTTTGTCCGAACATTTCGAAAATGAAGATTTTTGGATCACTGTAATCGCCTTTTTTGCTAAGTTCGAGGAATTGCCTTATGCTAAAGTACAAGAAGTTTTGTCTTATATCAAAGTACAATTTGAAGCCGACAAAACCTATGTTATGAAAGGCAGAACCTGGGAAGCTTTGGTAAAACAATCTGACGATTGGCATGCGGAATATTATAAAAGAATGCATGCCTTGAACAGAGCAGAATGGACAACCAGCCCTATAAAAGGTTTTAGAAAAAGTACCGTTGAAAATGAAAAAAACATTGAGTACTACATCATCGAATTGGTGAATTCTGAAGCTTTATATGAAGAAGGTTACGAAATGAGCCACTGTGTTGCTGAATATGAATATGAATGTATCGAAGGTAGAGCGGCTATCTTCTCCTTGAGAAAAAAAGTTGCCGAAGTGGTAGAAACTTTGGCTACGCTTGAAGTCGAATTGGCTATAAAAACCATTGTTCAGGCAAAAGCCAAATACAATGAAGCCATCTCAAAAGAAGCCCATGAGATAGTAACAGCATGGGCTACTATAGAAAAATTGACTTTAGGTTTTGATGAGTGCGGAGATTTCTATGCCGAAGAGCATGAAGTTCATTTCCCAGCTGAGGCACGAGCTGTTCAATACAATGCGCCACAAAATAACTATAGGGCGCAAAGAACAAACCATGGAGAAATCAACTGGAAATTTGTTCTTTTTGTAGTTTTCTTGGTCTTCAAAGCCTGTAGTGCTTTGAATAGATAA
- a CDS encoding PhnA domain-containing protein, translating into MSIVTEKRLKDRSGSKCEISGSEENLVVYLVAPKTEDVPENCILITKNLKDQIDNPDTTNPNDWRGLSDSMWNENLPVQIVSWRMLARLKNHDLLDMMYLDEEALEWAKATGEGEDEEGKIVHKDSNGNLLFDGDSVVLIKDLDVKGANFTAKRGAAVHNIKVVWDNAEQIEGRVEGQHIVILTQYVKKTK; encoded by the coding sequence ATGAGTATTGTTACAGAAAAAAGATTAAAAGACAGAAGCGGTTCGAAATGTGAAATCAGCGGAAGTGAAGAGAATTTAGTAGTGTATTTGGTAGCACCCAAAACCGAGGATGTTCCTGAAAACTGTATTTTAATCACCAAAAATTTAAAAGACCAAATTGATAATCCTGATACTACCAATCCTAACGATTGGCGCGGTCTGAGTGACAGCATGTGGAATGAAAATTTGCCGGTGCAAATTGTTTCTTGGCGCATGTTAGCCCGATTAAAAAACCACGATTTGCTGGATATGATGTATTTAGATGAAGAGGCATTAGAATGGGCGAAAGCCACAGGTGAAGGGGAAGACGAAGAAGGAAAAATTGTGCATAAAGACAGCAATGGCAATCTATTATTTGATGGCGATTCTGTGGTGTTAATTAAAGATTTGGATGTAAAAGGCGCCAATTTTACCGCAAAACGAGGCGCAGCGGTTCACAATATTAAAGTAGTTTGGGACAACGCCGAACAAATAGAAGGCAGAGTCGAAGGACAACACATAGTGATTTTGACGCAGTATGTGAAGAAAACGAAGTAA
- a CDS encoding DUF6646 family protein, which produces MRKIITIIALAMVSLVNAQAFKGKGDVKGQVGMTIQDGGTGIGVSADFGMGENMSFGIVAGYMLNANEIAGFKPRFEDRADLKVRFNANIGNVLKLDPKMDVYPGLNLGLRNFGGHLGARYFFTNGFGMFAEANVPLARYDTDVNGFENYNNQFVFTIGASFNL; this is translated from the coding sequence ATGAGAAAAATAATCACAATAATAGCTTTGGCTATGGTAAGTTTGGTCAATGCTCAAGCTTTTAAAGGTAAAGGAGATGTTAAAGGTCAAGTAGGCATGACCATTCAAGATGGTGGAACCGGAATTGGTGTTTCGGCAGATTTTGGAATGGGCGAAAATATGTCTTTCGGAATTGTGGCCGGTTATATGCTCAATGCTAATGAAATAGCAGGTTTTAAGCCTCGTTTTGAAGACAGAGCCGATTTGAAAGTGCGTTTCAATGCCAATATTGGTAACGTTTTAAAATTAGATCCGAAAATGGATGTTTATCCGGGATTGAATTTAGGTTTGCGAAATTTTGGTGGGCATCTTGGTGCGAGATACTTTTTTACCAATGGATTCGGGATGTTTGCCGAAGCCAATGTGCCTTTAGCCAGATATGATACCGATGTAAACGGATTTGAAAACTACAACAACCAATTTGTGTTTACTATTGGTGCCTCGTTCAACCTATAA
- a CDS encoding metallophosphoesterase family protein produces MGRILVIGDIHGGLRALHQIMERAKVTQEDTLIFLGDYVDGWSESPQVIDYLMDLQQKQNCFFIKGNHDELLLDWLEGNTKNFDEKMWFKHGGEATILAYEKVSEATKKQHIGFLKSLLNYYHDDQNRLFIHAGFTNMNGINYEYFPKLFYWDRTLWETALSLDETIAKDSWLYPRRLTLYEEVYIGHTPVTRIGETIPVQKACVWNVDTGAAFKGPLTIMDVNTKEFWQSEPLNELYFNEKGRN; encoded by the coding sequence ATGGGTAGAATATTAGTAATAGGCGATATTCACGGGGGTTTGAGAGCGCTGCATCAAATTATGGAAAGAGCCAAAGTAACCCAAGAAGACACTTTAATTTTTCTGGGCGATTATGTAGATGGTTGGAGCGAATCACCACAAGTAATTGACTATTTGATGGATTTGCAACAAAAACAAAATTGCTTTTTCATCAAAGGTAATCATGACGAATTGTTGTTGGATTGGTTGGAAGGAAACACTAAGAATTTCGATGAAAAAATGTGGTTCAAACACGGTGGCGAAGCTACAATTTTGGCTTATGAAAAAGTAAGCGAAGCTACCAAAAAACAGCATATCGGTTTTTTGAAATCATTGCTGAATTATTACCACGACGACCAAAATCGCTTGTTTATCCATGCCGGATTTACCAATATGAATGGGATCAATTATGAATATTTCCCCAAATTATTTTATTGGGACAGAACGCTTTGGGAAACTGCTTTGTCGTTGGATGAAACCATTGCAAAAGACAGTTGGCTGTATCCTAGACGGCTGACTTTATATGAAGAGGTTTACATTGGTCACACACCGGTCACGCGAATCGGAGAAACCATTCCGGTGCAAAAAGCTTGTGTTTGGAATGTGGATACCGGTGCAGCATTTAAAGGTCCGTTGACGATTATGGATGTGAATACAAAAGAATTTTGGCAAAGCGAACCTTTAAACGAATTGTATTTTAACGAAAAAGGCAGGAATTGA
- a CDS encoding ATP-binding protein, producing the protein MINKRLLIKNLLAHNDECSFYDKKRQLNLHTKEGKAKFLKHICALSNSNPSNNSYIVVGVEDQDNEILGDDFFDDSRIQNLVNAYLENPPKIQYENVPFPNLPKDKVVGLVTIKPKHKTSFFRKNIHTILANTVFIRVGSNSMPTEDKVPYSKQNIETVIRIENNSRNSIAHTLDGVMDFMNVRHGDMPSKYRVFKELFVICWAGIPKKIRDTTYLSRVDIELINEQIKLFYSALDVVSIQYDDHSFTIIEHVPLGLNDKTSFYPLEQLTIHFFDNGYYKMETKMLFEPPAYNKKMLHHIYNSNLALINKLQKSITLSEREEKDLEFLSSTLMICYLNGFEEAKQKLIDAKPFLKGQKKANVYLSFKEAMRILRKMKYNQANG; encoded by the coding sequence ATGATCAACAAACGTCTTCTTATCAAAAACCTATTAGCTCACAACGATGAGTGTAGTTTTTATGACAAAAAGCGACAGTTAAATTTGCACACCAAAGAAGGGAAAGCCAAGTTTTTAAAACACATTTGTGCTTTGTCTAATTCCAATCCTTCTAACAATTCATATATCGTGGTTGGAGTTGAAGATCAGGACAATGAAATTCTGGGCGATGATTTTTTTGACGACAGTCGGATTCAGAATTTGGTCAATGCTTATTTGGAAAATCCGCCTAAGATTCAATACGAAAACGTTCCTTTTCCCAATTTACCCAAAGACAAAGTAGTTGGTTTGGTTACGATAAAACCCAAGCATAAAACTTCTTTTTTTAGGAAAAACATTCATACCATTTTGGCCAATACCGTTTTTATTAGAGTCGGAAGTAATTCGATGCCTACCGAAGATAAGGTTCCGTATTCCAAACAAAATATTGAAACAGTTATACGAATAGAAAATAATTCGAGAAACAGTATTGCTCACACTTTAGATGGCGTGATGGATTTTATGAATGTGCGACACGGCGATATGCCTTCTAAATACAGAGTTTTCAAGGAATTGTTTGTGATTTGTTGGGCCGGTATTCCGAAAAAAATCAGAGACACCACTTATCTTTCAAGAGTTGATATTGAACTCATTAATGAACAAATAAAGCTGTTTTATTCGGCATTGGATGTGGTTTCCATTCAGTATGACGACCACAGTTTTACGATTATTGAACACGTACCGCTTGGATTAAACGATAAAACTAGTTTTTATCCTTTGGAACAATTGACGATTCATTTTTTTGACAATGGCTACTACAAAATGGAAACCAAAATGCTCTTTGAACCGCCGGCATACAACAAAAAAATGTTACATCACATTTATAATTCTAATTTAGCATTGATTAATAAATTGCAAAAAAGCATTACTTTGTCGGAGCGAGAAGAAAAAGATTTAGAGTTTTTGTCTTCTACTTTGATGATTTGTTATTTGAATGGTTTTGAGGAAGCCAAACAAAAACTAATCGATGCCAAGCCTTTTTTAAAAGGACAGAAGAAAGCCAATGTTTATCTAAGTTTCAAAGAAGCGATGCGCATTTTAAGAAAAATGAAATACAACCAAGCAAATGGGTAG
- a CDS encoding aldo/keto reductase produces MQTKLSPIIAGTMNWGIWDKKLNTSEMEHLIQLCIENQITTFDHADIYGDYTTEADFGKAFAQSKIDRKNFQLISKCGIQHLNGRNNKIKHYDYSKDYIIWSVENSLKNLQTDYLDVLLLHRPSPLMVADEIAEAIEKLKKEGKIIDFGLSNFTAWQTELIRQKTEISYNQIQFSATHYEAMLDGSFDYMQLHNIRPMSWNPLGTVFREDIEQTRRLKKLLAELVKKYHFGSDTILLAWILKHPAKVIPVAGTVNVARIQALMKATELPLEQEDWFAIWTESMGNKVP; encoded by the coding sequence ATGCAGACCAAACTTTCACCCATAATTGCCGGAACCATGAATTGGGGTATTTGGGATAAAAAACTCAATACTTCAGAGATGGAACATTTGATACAGCTTTGTATCGAAAACCAAATCACCACTTTTGACCATGCCGATATTTATGGTGACTACACTACAGAGGCTGATTTCGGCAAGGCTTTCGCCCAAAGTAAAATAGACAGAAAAAATTTTCAGTTGATTTCAAAATGCGGCATCCAACATTTGAATGGAAGAAACAACAAAATCAAACACTACGACTATTCCAAAGATTATATCATTTGGTCGGTTGAAAATTCATTGAAAAATCTCCAAACCGATTATTTGGATGTGTTGTTGTTGCATCGTCCTAGTCCGTTAATGGTTGCTGATGAAATTGCGGAAGCCATTGAAAAGCTCAAAAAAGAAGGCAAGATTATCGATTTTGGACTGTCCAATTTCACGGCTTGGCAAACTGAATTGATTCGACAAAAAACGGAAATCAGTTATAATCAAATCCAATTTTCAGCCACACATTACGAAGCGATGTTAGACGGCAGTTTTGATTATATGCAATTGCATAATATTCGTCCGATGAGTTGGAATCCATTGGGAACGGTTTTCCGTGAAGATATTGAACAAACCAGACGCTTGAAAAAACTATTGGCCGAATTGGTAAAGAAATACCATTTTGGTTCGGATACGATTTTATTAGCGTGGATTTTAAAACATCCGGCGAAAGTTATTCCCGTTGCCGGAACAGTCAATGTTGCCCGAATTCAAGCCTTAATGAAAGCCACGGAGTTGCCATTGGAACAAGAAGATTGGTTTGCCATTTGGACCGAAAGTATGGGGAATAAAGTACCTTAA
- a CDS encoding AAA family ATPase: MEENGTALDIRAINAKIEHESAFIELLTMEINKVIVGQKHMVERLLIGLLGQGHILLEGVPGLAKTLAINTLSQAVHGSFSRIQFTPDLLPADVIGTMIYNIKANDFSIKKGPIFANFVLADEINRAPAKVQSALLEAMQEKQVTIGDTTFKLDKPFLVLATQNPIEQEGTYPLPEAQVDRFMLKTVIDYPKIEEERMVIRQNLKGAYEKVNQVVSVEQILRAQEAVREVYMDEKIEKYILDIIFATRTPEKYKLESLKPLIGFGASPRGSINLATAAKCYAFIKRRGYVIPEDVRAVVHDVLRHRIGVTYEAEAENITSVDIINKIVNEIEVP, encoded by the coding sequence ATGGAAGAAAATGGTACTGCTTTAGATATCAGAGCAATTAATGCAAAAATAGAACATGAAAGTGCTTTTATCGAATTGTTGACAATGGAAATCAATAAAGTCATTGTAGGTCAAAAGCACATGGTAGAGCGATTGTTAATTGGTCTTTTAGGACAAGGGCATATTCTTTTGGAAGGTGTACCGGGTTTGGCCAAAACCTTAGCCATCAATACCTTGTCACAAGCGGTTCACGGTAGTTTCAGCCGTATTCAGTTTACACCCGATTTATTACCGGCCGACGTCATTGGAACCATGATTTACAATATTAAAGCCAATGATTTTTCTATAAAAAAAGGACCGATTTTTGCCAACTTCGTGTTAGCCGATGAGATTAACCGTGCGCCGGCCAAGGTACAATCGGCTCTTTTAGAAGCGATGCAGGAAAAACAAGTAACGATTGGCGATACGACTTTCAAATTAGACAAGCCGTTTTTAGTTTTAGCTACCCAAAATCCAATCGAACAGGAAGGAACTTATCCGTTACCGGAAGCACAAGTCGATCGTTTTATGCTAAAAACCGTTATCGATTACCCAAAAATTGAAGAAGAACGAATGGTCATTCGTCAAAACCTAAAAGGGGCTTATGAAAAAGTAAACCAAGTGGTTTCGGTGGAACAAATTTTACGTGCCCAAGAAGCGGTCCGTGAAGTGTACATGGACGAGAAAATCGAAAAATACATTTTAGATATCATCTTTGCTACCCGAACTCCTGAAAAATACAAACTGGAAAGTCTAAAACCACTTATAGGGTTCGGTGCTTCGCCTCGTGGAAGCATCAACTTGGCGACTGCTGCCAAATGTTACGCTTTCATCAAGCGTCGCGGTTACGTAATTCCGGAAGATGTTCGCGCGGTTGTACACGATGTATTGCGCCACAGAATAGGGGTTACTTATGAAGCCGAAGCTGAAAACATTACTTCCGTTGACATCATCAACAAAATTGTGAACGAAATTGAAGTGCCTTAA
- a CDS encoding DUF58 domain-containing protein encodes METKDLLKKVRKIEIKTRRLSDHIFSGEYHTSFKGRGMTFSEVRQYQFGDDIRAIDWNVTARYNEPYVKVFEEERELTMMLMVDISGSESFGTKNQLKSEIVTEIAATMAFSATQNNDKIGLILFSDQIELYIPPKKGKSHVLRIIRELIEFQPKSKRTDLSQALKFLSSTQKKKAIVFVISDFMVEDDYEKTLKIAGKKHDITGVRVYDIREEKMPNIGMVEMEDAETGEVLVVNTGSKKARLSYEKQYQDKVNYFKDIFSKCGSGTVNTRVDESYVTKLLGYFKSR; translated from the coding sequence ATGGAAACCAAAGACCTTCTCAAAAAAGTTCGTAAAATCGAAATCAAAACCCGAAGATTGAGTGATCATATCTTCTCGGGCGAATACCACACGTCATTCAAAGGGCGCGGTATGACGTTTTCGGAAGTGCGTCAGTACCAATTTGGCGATGATATTCGTGCCATCGATTGGAATGTGACCGCGCGTTACAACGAACCGTATGTCAAAGTTTTTGAGGAAGAACGCGAATTGACCATGATGTTGATGGTAGACATTTCGGGTTCGGAAAGTTTTGGAACCAAAAACCAACTGAAAAGTGAAATCGTAACCGAAATTGCAGCCACCATGGCGTTTTCTGCGACGCAAAACAACGATAAAATAGGTTTGATTTTATTCTCAGACCAAATCGAATTGTACATTCCGCCCAAAAAAGGAAAATCACACGTATTGCGTATCATTCGTGAGCTGATTGAATTCCAACCAAAAAGCAAACGAACCGATTTGTCGCAAGCTTTGAAGTTTTTATCAAGCACACAGAAGAAAAAAGCAATTGTTTTTGTGATTTCAGATTTTATGGTCGAAGACGATTACGAAAAAACACTTAAAATTGCTGGAAAGAAACACGATATCACGGGCGTCAGAGTTTACGACATTCGCGAAGAAAAAATGCCGAATATTGGTATGGTGGAAATGGAAGATGCTGAAACCGGAGAAGTTTTGGTAGTCAATACCGGTTCAAAAAAAGCACGTTTGAGCTACGAAAAACAATACCAAGACAAAGTAAATTATTTTAAAGATATTTTCTCCAAATGTGGCTCTGGAACCGTGAATACGCGAGTGGATGAAAGTTATGTAACCAAATTATTAGGCTATTTTAAATCGAGATAA
- a CDS encoding vWA domain-containing protein: MKEVSFLNPEFFWLFLLLPAAIAWQFWKRKQSVTLKISSVRGFKAEKSLLAKLKPYLFVLRLLALSSLIIAMARPRKVDISSQTKSTKGVDIVMAIDVSGSMLAKDLKPNRMEALKKVAANFVDGRPNDRIGIVVYAAEAYTKTPVTSDKGIVQDAIRGIRYDNVLQDGTGIGMGLTTAVNRLKDSKAKSKVIILLTDGVNNSGFIEPETASQIAKEYGIKVYTVGIGTNGDAMSPYAYAPNGGFLFRMMPVEIDVDLLQTIAKNTGGKYFRANNNSKLESIYNEINKLETTEIQELKFYDYDEKFRPFVWIAGILLLLEFGLRNTVYRSFI, encoded by the coding sequence ATGAAAGAAGTGAGTTTTTTAAATCCTGAATTTTTCTGGTTGTTTTTATTACTTCCGGCAGCCATCGCTTGGCAGTTTTGGAAAAGAAAACAATCAGTCACATTAAAGATCAGTTCGGTCAGAGGTTTTAAAGCTGAAAAATCATTATTGGCTAAACTCAAACCATATTTGTTTGTATTGCGATTATTGGCATTGAGTTCTTTGATTATTGCGATGGCACGACCACGAAAAGTAGACATCAGCAGCCAAACCAAATCGACCAAAGGCGTTGATATTGTCATGGCGATTGACGTTTCCGGAAGTATGTTGGCCAAAGATTTAAAGCCCAACCGAATGGAAGCTTTGAAAAAAGTAGCCGCTAATTTTGTCGATGGCAGACCCAATGACCGCATCGGAATTGTAGTTTATGCCGCCGAAGCTTACACCAAAACACCGGTCACCAGCGACAAAGGAATCGTTCAAGATGCTATTCGTGGAATTAGATACGATAATGTGTTACAAGACGGAACCGGAATAGGAATGGGATTGACCACCGCAGTGAATCGTTTGAAAGACAGTAAAGCCAAAAGCAAAGTGATTATTCTCTTAACGGATGGTGTTAATAATTCCGGATTTATTGAACCCGAAACCGCTTCGCAAATTGCCAAAGAATACGGAATCAAAGTATACACGGTCGGAATCGGAACCAATGGCGATGCGATGTCGCCTTATGCTTATGCGCCCAACGGCGGATTTTTGTTCCGAATGATGCCGGTAGAAATTGATGTTGACTTGTTGCAAACCATTGCTAAAAATACCGGTGGAAAGTATTTCAGAGCCAACAACAACAGTAAATTGGAATCCATTTATAACGAAATCAATAAACTGGAAACCACCGAAATTCAAGAGTTGAAATTTTACGATTACGACGAAAAATTCAGACCTTTTGTTTGGATTGCCGGCATCTTGCTCTTGTTAGAATTCGGATTGCGAAATACCGTTTATAGAAGTTTTATATAA
- a CDS encoding vWA domain-containing protein has protein sequence MYELEEKGYLYFLIAIPVLAMLFLYVQYWKRKKQREFGDTDLLKKLSPEKSVFKPILKLVVFLLALTCLIIGLVNPKMGTKLETVKREGIDIVFAIDVSKSMLAEDVAPSRLEKSKQLVSQIINNLGSDRIGIVAYSGSAFPVLPITTDYSVAKMFLQGMNPGIISAQGTSIDQAINLATTFIDKKDKTNKLLIIISDGEDHSEASLDAAEEAKKLGLKIITIGVGSEKGGPIPLKRNGVVQSFQRDQNDEVVITKRNPEVLKQIAKATGGGYVDGNSTKTVLDYVKNALDNIQRTEFESTQMSDFKSQFQWFLGFGFFLLFLDVFLLEKKTKWVEKMNLFNEKE, from the coding sequence ATGTACGAGTTAGAAGAAAAAGGATATTTGTATTTCTTGATTGCCATTCCGGTATTGGCGATGCTTTTCTTGTATGTACAATATTGGAAAAGAAAAAAACAACGCGAATTTGGCGATACGGATTTGCTCAAAAAATTGAGTCCGGAGAAATCTGTTTTCAAACCGATTTTGAAATTGGTGGTGTTTCTTTTGGCTTTAACTTGTTTGATTATTGGTTTAGTCAATCCAAAAATGGGAACCAAATTAGAAACCGTAAAAAGAGAAGGTATCGATATTGTTTTCGCCATCGACGTTTCTAAAAGTATGTTGGCCGAAGACGTAGCGCCAAGCCGATTAGAGAAAAGCAAACAACTGGTTTCCCAAATCATCAACAACTTAGGTAGTGACCGTATAGGAATTGTAGCTTACTCCGGCAGTGCTTTCCCGGTTTTACCGATTACAACCGATTACAGTGTGGCAAAAATGTTCCTGCAAGGCATGAATCCCGGTATTATTTCGGCCCAAGGAACTTCGATTGACCAAGCGATTAATTTGGCCACAACATTCATTGACAAAAAAGACAAAACCAACAAACTTTTAATCATCATCAGCGATGGTGAAGACCATTCCGAAGCTTCTTTGGATGCTGCAGAAGAAGCTAAAAAATTAGGTTTAAAAATCATTACTATTGGTGTCGGAAGTGAAAAAGGCGGACCCATTCCGTTGAAACGAAATGGTGTCGTGCAAAGTTTTCAAAGAGACCAAAATGACGAAGTAGTAATCACCAAAAGAAATCCTGAGGTTTTAAAACAAATTGCCAAAGCAACCGGTGGCGGTTATGTCGATGGCAATTCAACCAAAACTGTTTTAGATTATGTGAAAAATGCTTTAGACAATATCCAAAGAACCGAGTTTGAAAGTACCCAAATGTCGGATTTCAAATCGCAGTTCCAATGGTTTTTGGGTTTTGGATTTTTCCTTTTGTTTTTGGATGTTTTCCTGTTAGAGAAAAAAACCAAATGGGTTGAGAAGATGAATTTATTTAATGAAAAAGAATAA
- a CDS encoding tetratricopeptide repeat protein, with protein MKKIVLYSLLLISFLAKAQKKEKDSNLPKGNEAFLEKKYADAEAEYRVSTSKYPKKAIAPYNLGNAVYRQNHNEEAKYHYAKALKNAKTKTEKHLAYHNIGNTLMKNKDYSGAVQAYENALRNNPADEQTRYNYALAKKFLKDNPPKKDDDKSKDKKNQKEDEKKNKDKDKKDDKNKDQNQDQKGQNDKDKKDGKDKNQGKPQPQPGGVSKQRLQNLLDAVNNEEKKVQDKVNKQKVHANPKKTEKDW; from the coding sequence ATGAAAAAAATAGTTCTCTATAGTTTACTCCTGATTTCCTTTTTGGCGAAAGCCCAAAAGAAGGAAAAAGACAGTAATTTGCCCAAAGGAAACGAAGCATTTCTCGAAAAAAAGTATGCCGATGCCGAAGCGGAATACCGAGTATCAACATCCAAATACCCCAAAAAAGCTATTGCCCCTTACAACTTGGGCAATGCCGTTTACCGTCAAAATCATAACGAAGAAGCCAAATATCATTATGCCAAAGCTTTAAAAAATGCCAAAACTAAAACCGAAAAGCACTTGGCTTATCACAATATCGGTAACACTTTGATGAAGAATAAAGATTATTCCGGCGCAGTTCAAGCTTATGAAAATGCTTTGAGAAACAATCCGGCTGATGAACAAACCCGTTACAACTATGCTTTGGCCAAAAAATTTCTAAAAGACAATCCGCCTAAAAAAGACGACGACAAAAGCAAAGACAAGAAAAACCAGAAGGAAGACGAAAAGAAAAACAAAGACAAGGACAAAAAGGACGATAAAAACAAAGACCAAAACCAAGACCAAAAAGGTCAAAATGATAAAGACAAAAAAGACGGCAAAGACAAAAACCAAGGAAAACCGCAACCACAACCCGGTGGCGTATCAAAACAGCGCTTACAAAATTTACTGGATGCGGTGAACAACGAAGAGAAAAAGGTTCAAGATAAAGTCAACAAACAAAAAGTTCACGCCAATCCTAAAAAAACAGAGAAAGACTGGTAA